In the Wyeomyia smithii strain HCP4-BCI-WySm-NY-G18 chromosome 2, ASM2978416v1, whole genome shotgun sequence genome, one interval contains:
- the LOC129725908 gene encoding uncharacterized protein LOC129725908 isoform X1, protein MSILYARMNTGEDGHCGSGDGIREVNRAVFISKDRHRPESEDEEDSDACSVVSALTNSTLKVAGNFCDDYNSDTSSSTTVAQIVPKRRQYDSKAFDKWLKAKIEMERKRREKEQIRKRHEEAKRKLEEERRKRESEEKLKKWMERKEQEKQKKQKAQEKRKQKKETEQNVTRKWASSGESITNFNVWLSRVKQQEEQSKLRHLAKQRMEEEFKHQRQDLSRMFYDEWLKSAKDKPKPVPLNRGTESLRGTISKIFVNPNPWQTTAE, encoded by the exons ATGAGTATCCTGTACGCGAGGATGAACACTGGGGAGGATGGACACTGTGGTTCCGGCGATGGCATCCG CGAGGTGAACAGGGCGGTCTTCATCTCCAAAGACCGTCACCGGCCGGAAAGCGAAGATGAAGAAGATAGTGACGCTTGTTCCGTGGTTTCCGCGCTCACCAATAGTACTTTGAAGGTTGCAGGAAACTTTTGTGATGACTAT AATTCCGATACAAGTAGCAGCACGACTGTAGCGCAAATTGTACCGAAGAGACGTCAGTATGATTCCAAAGCGTTCGACAAGTGGCTGAAAGCTAAAAT AGAGATGGAACGCAAACGCAGGGAGAAAGAACAAATCCGCAAACGACACGAGGAAGCCAAGCGAAAACTGGAAGAGGAACGAAGAAAGCGGGAAAGTGAGGAAAAACTCAAGAAATGGATGGAACGAAAGGAgcaggaaaaacaaaaaaagcaaaaagctCAAGAAAAGCGAAAGCAAAAAAAGGAAACCGAGCAGAATGTAACCCGAAAGTGGGCCAGCAGTGGAGAAAGTATTACCAATTTCAATGTTTGGTTAAGTCGAGTTAAGCAACAGGAGGAAC AATCGAAACTACGCCACTTGGCCAAGCAGCGGATGGAGGAAGAATTCAAACATCAGCGACAGGATCTGTCCAGGATGTTCTACGACGAGTGGCTGAAGTCGGCGAAGGACAAGCCGAAACCGGTTCCGCTGAACCGGGGAACCGAGAGTCTTCGGGGAACGATTTCGAAAATCTTCGTCAATCCGAACCCATGGCAGACGACGGCTGAGTGA
- the LOC129725908 gene encoding uncharacterized protein LOC129725908 isoform X2 — protein MSILYARMNTGEDGHCGSGDGIREVNRAVFISKDRHRPESEDEEDSDACSVVSALTNSTLKVAGNFCDDYNSDTSSSTTVAQIVPKRRQYDSKAFDKWLKAKMEKEQIRKRHEEAKRKLEEERRKRESEEKLKKWMERKEQEKQKKQKAQEKRKQKKETEQNVTRKWASSGESITNFNVWLSRVKQQEEQSKLRHLAKQRMEEEFKHQRQDLSRMFYDEWLKSAKDKPKPVPLNRGTESLRGTISKIFVNPNPWQTTAE, from the exons ATGAGTATCCTGTACGCGAGGATGAACACTGGGGAGGATGGACACTGTGGTTCCGGCGATGGCATCCG CGAGGTGAACAGGGCGGTCTTCATCTCCAAAGACCGTCACCGGCCGGAAAGCGAAGATGAAGAAGATAGTGACGCTTGTTCCGTGGTTTCCGCGCTCACCAATAGTACTTTGAAGGTTGCAGGAAACTTTTGTGATGACTAT AATTCCGATACAAGTAGCAGCACGACTGTAGCGCAAATTGTACCGAAGAGACGTCAGTATGATTCCAAAGCGTTCGACAAGTGGCTGAAAGCTAAAAT GGAGAAAGAACAAATCCGCAAACGACACGAGGAAGCCAAGCGAAAACTGGAAGAGGAACGAAGAAAGCGGGAAAGTGAGGAAAAACTCAAGAAATGGATGGAACGAAAGGAgcaggaaaaacaaaaaaagcaaaaagctCAAGAAAAGCGAAAGCAAAAAAAGGAAACCGAGCAGAATGTAACCCGAAAGTGGGCCAGCAGTGGAGAAAGTATTACCAATTTCAATGTTTGGTTAAGTCGAGTTAAGCAACAGGAGGAAC AATCGAAACTACGCCACTTGGCCAAGCAGCGGATGGAGGAAGAATTCAAACATCAGCGACAGGATCTGTCCAGGATGTTCTACGACGAGTGGCTGAAGTCGGCGAAGGACAAGCCGAAACCGGTTCCGCTGAACCGGGGAACCGAGAGTCTTCGGGGAACGATTTCGAAAATCTTCGTCAATCCGAACCCATGGCAGACGACGGCTGAGTGA